In one window of Camelina sativa cultivar DH55 chromosome 15, Cs, whole genome shotgun sequence DNA:
- the LOC104748337 gene encoding RNA polymerase II C-terminal domain phosphatase-like 4 produces MSVDKDLSSERPESKRQKKEPSFSLLSPDNCGHWYIRHGVCTVCRSKVDKNSQGRALDYHFDGLQLSQEALALTKRLTTNFSCLNMKKLHLVLDLDHTLIHSVRVRCLSEAEKYLIEEAGSTTREDLWKMKVRGDPIPAITIEYLLKLRPFVGDFLKEANELFTMYVYTKGTRRYAKAILKLIDPKKLYFGHRVITRNESPHAKTLDLVLADERGVVIVDDTRKAWPNHKSNLVLIGRYKYFRFESRLSKHHSEEKTDESENNGGLANVLKLLKEVHRRFFKVEEELESQDVRLLLKDVDFGRLRRLSRMITLGIDRI; encoded by the coding sequence ATGTCGGTAGATAAAGATCTTTCATCGGAACGACCAGAATCCAAAAGGCAGAAGAAAGAACCCTCGTTTTCATTGTTGTCTCCTGATAACTGTGGTCACTGGTACATTCGTCATGGAGTCTGCACCGTCTGCAGATCAAAGGTAGACAAAAATAGCCAAGGCCGAGCACTCGACTATCATTTCGACGGTTTACAGCTAAGCCAAGAGGCTTTAGCGTTAACAAAGCGTCTCACAACGAACTTCTCTTGTCTCAACATGAAGAAGCTTCACCTTGTTCTTGACTTGGACCACACGCTTATTCACTCCGTTAGGGTTCGATGTCTCTCCGAAGCAGAGAAGTATCTCATCGAAGAAGCGGGTTCAACTACAAGAGAAGATCTGTGGAAGATGAAGGTCAGAGGAGATCCCATACCGGCCATAACCATCGAATACTTGCTGAAGCTACGGCCTTTTGTTGGCGACTTCTTGAAAGAAGCCAACGAGCTGTTCACGATGTATGTTTACACAAAGGGTACTCGCAGATACGCTAAAGCCATTTTGAAGCTGATTGATCCGAAGAAACTTTATTTTGGGCATAGAGTGATAACAAGAAACGAGAGTCCTCATGCGAAGActcttgatttggttttggcCGATGAACGTGGAGTGGTGATTGTGGATGACACGCGTAAAGCATGGCCTAATCACAAGAGTAACCTAGTGTTGATTGGCAGATACAAGTACTTTAGGTTCGAAAGCCGATTGTCAAAGCATCACTCCGAGGAAAAAACAGACGAGAGTGAAAACAACGGTGGATTGGCCAACGTTTTAAAATTACTCAAGGAAGTTCACCGTAGATTCTTCAAGGTAGAGGAAGAGTTGGAGTCACAAGACGTTAGGTTGCTGCTGAAAGATGTAGACTTCGGTCGCCTACGAAGATTGTCTAGAATGATCACTCTCGGTATAGACCGTATTTAG
- the LOC104746357 gene encoding uncharacterized protein LOC104746357, with protein sequence MQQIEKRRLLCSCLFVFLLIQLQAMAELRSGVLFKLLEEMGVGKVRRDVDHRPVLLQIRSIIPVLAAGGLWPNKGFFLRISDSTHSMYVSLPREENDLVLYDKLQIGQLIFVEKLEFAYPVPMIKGIRPTPGRRVCIGDPIDLIPKERIEKFCGGISDIEQSYDQQVKRPRRTRWNNSSVSELNFTDLGLSKNLSSVMEEIDDTESMVSSCSSSLSSVARRRSWIGLSDNRKRRESLDPSMIKTHDHDSKHVSRARSSIAASPSASVRSYGGIEEKSSSSRTRRRDGVVSPSPRWAKSLSCGNGSNRSKNLLPPKSKTLESSDSISRKRSWTETEILWNSLPPKVVNLGKDVLRQRDTAIRAASQALLEASAAERLLKCLRSYSELSDKRNQHHQNQELRIGEFLSFQDELSKSRLIIQSLSTEETEHCNSNIVKTGDERREKATQWIKSALATDLKLVSLSASKPTQSPGRKALTLISQEIEDREGNTSEIDSELGQRKERLGRASSELRNWLREEGRSWYLSRVEKYLDEISNGTKWREMSSQQVGETMYQIKRVSDWLDAIVKGDKEEEEEEEEEVVMMMMTESETEACRRVRNKIYRILLKHVETTSLLSHQRSNIMSHHQQHLF encoded by the exons ATGCAACAGATTGAGAAACGTCGCCTTCTCTGTTCTTGCCTCTTTGTGTTTCTTCTCATACAATTACAAGCAATGGCAGAATTAAGATCAGGGGTTCTTTTCAAGCTTCTAGAAGAAATGGGAGTCGGGAAAGTGCGAAGAGACGTCGATCACAGACCGGTTTTGCTGCAGATAAGAAGCATAATCCCTGTGTTAGCAGCTGGAGGGTTATGGCCAAACAAAGGTTTCTTCTTGAGAATTTCAGATTCAACACATTCAATGTATGTCTCATTGCCTCGAGAAGAGAACGATCTTGTTCTCTACGACAAGTTACAAATCGGTCAATTGATATTCGTCGAGAAGCTTGAGTTTGCTTATCCGGTTCCTATGATCAAAGGCATTAGACCAACTCCAGGTCGAAGGGTTTGCATCGGTGATCCAATCGATCTAATCCCTAAAGAAAGGATCGAAAAGTTCTGTGGCGGTATATCGGATATTGAGCAAAGCTACGATCAACAAGTGAAGAGGCCAAGAAGAACGAGATGGAATAACTCAAGCGTCTCTGAGTTAAATTTTACGGATTTAGGGTTATCGAAAAACCTTTCGAGTGTAATGGAAGAAATAGATGATACAGAGTCAATGGTTTCGAGTTGCTCTTCGTCTTTATCTTCTGTAGCTAGGAGAAGAAGCTGGATAGGTTTGAGTGATaatagaaagagaagagagtcaTTAGATCCATCCATGATTAAGACTCATGATCATGACAGTAAACATGTTTCAAGAGCTCGAAGTTCTATTGCT GCTTCGCCTTCTGCTTCTGTCCGAAGTTATGGAGGGATAGAGGAGAAGTCAAGTAGTagtagaacaagaagaagagatggtgtAGTTTCACCATCTCCAAGATGGGCTAAAAGTTTAAGCTGTGGAAATGGAAGTAATAGGAGTAAGAACCTTCTTCCACCTAAAAGCAAAACCCTTGAATCCTCTGATTCGATATCGAGGAAAAGAAGCTGGACGGAGACAGAGATCCTCTGGAATTCACTTCCTCCAAAAGTTGTAAATCTCGGAAAG GACGTTCTGAGACAGAGAGATACGGCTATTCGAGCTGCATCCCAAGCTTTGTTAGAGGCTTCAGCTGCTGAAAGATTGCTCAAATGTCTAAG GTCATACTCGGAGCTTTCGGACAAGAGAAACcaacatcatcaaaatcaagagCTACGAATTGGAGAATTCTTGAGTTTCCAAGATGAGTTAAGCAAGAGCAGGCTCATCATTCAATCACTATCAACTGAAGAAACAGAGCATTGCAATTCCAACATAGTGAAAACAGGGGATGAGAGACGCGAAAAGGCGACTCAGTGGATCAAATCAGCATTGGCTACCGATCTCAAACTGGTTTCTTTATCTGCAAGTAAGCCTACACAGAGCCCCGGGAGAAAGGCTCTTACCCTAATTTCTCAAGAAATCGAAGACCGTGAAGGTAACACAAGCGAAATTGACTCGGAATTGGGACAGAGAAAGGAGAGGTTAGGAAGAGCATCAAGCGAACTCAGAAACTGGCTtagggaagaaggaagaagttgGTATCTAAGCCGAGTCGAGAAGTATTTAGATGAGATTAGTAATGGAACAAAGTGGAGAGAGATGAGCAGTCAACAAGTAGGGGAAACAATGTATCAGATAAAACGAGTGAGTGATTGGTTAGACGCCATTGTTAaaggagacaaagaagaagaagaagaagaagaagaggaagtggtgatgatgatgatgacagaGTCTGAAACAGAGGCTTGTCGTAGGGTAAGAAACAAGATTTATAGGATTCTATTGAAACATGTTGAGACAACTTCTTTGTTAAGTCATCAACGTAGTAACATCAtgtctcatcatcaacaacatttGTTCTGA
- the LOC104746356 gene encoding uncharacterized protein LOC104746356 yields the protein MEGLIPYLIHAIKKDHNRDHQMYRSMSVGSSRSYRPLMMGQEGEGSSSVHGSSHRRTRSEYNPPVVMDMFDQRSSGFGQKFVNKDSSSQDIATKT from the coding sequence atggAGGGGTTAATTCCATATCTGATTCATGCTATCAAGAAAGACCATAACCGTGATCATCAGATGTATCGATCCATGTCTGTAGGATCGAGCCGAAGCTATCGACCATTAATGATGGGACaagaaggtgaaggatcttctTCAGTACATGGATCTTCTCACCGTCGAACTAGATCAGAGTACAATCCACCTGTTGTAATGGATATGTTTGATCAGAGATCTTCAGGTTTTGGTCAAAAATTTGTGAATAAAGATTCCTCTTCTCAAGATATAGCAACAAAGACTTAA
- the LOC104746355 gene encoding probable beta-D-xylosidase 5: MSVRRFVNISLLVAALVSSLCESQKNFACDKNAPATAKYGFCNVSLSYEARAKDLISRLSLTEKVQQLVNKATGVPRLGVPPYEWWSEALHGVSDVGPGVRFNGTVPGATSFPATILTAASFNTSLWLKMGEVVSTEARAMHNVGLAGLTYWSPNVNVFRDPRWGRGQETPGEDPLVVSKYAVNYVKGLQDVHDAGKSRRLKVSSCCKHYTAYDVDNWKGIDRFHFDAKVTNQDLEDTYQPPFKSCVEEGDVSSVMCSYNRVNGIPTCADPNLLRGVIRGQWRLDGYIVSDCDSIQVYFDDIHYTKTREDAVAIALKAGLNMNCGDFLGKYTENAVKLKKLNGSEVDEALIYNYIVLMRLGFFDGDPKSLPFGHLGPSDVCSKDHQMLALEAAKQGIVLLENRGDLPLSKTAVKKLAVIGPNANATKVMISNYAGVPCKYTSPLQGLQKYVPEKVVYELGCNDVKCGDQTLISAAVKAVSEADVTVLVVGLDQTVEAEGLDRVNLTLPGYQEKLVRDVANAAKKTVVLVIMSAGPIDISFVKNLSKISAVLWVGYPGQAGGDAIAQVIFGDYNPSGRLPETWYSQEFADKVAMTDMNMRPNSTSGFPGRSYRFYTGNPIYNFGYGLSYSSFSTFVLSAPSFIHIKTNPILKLNKTTSVDISTVNCHDLKIRIVIGVKNHGLRSGSHVVLMFWKPPKCSKSLVGGGVPQTQLIGFERVEVGRSMTEKVTIEFDVCKELSLVDTNGKRKLVTGHHTLVIGSNSDQQIYHHLNVRLAGDSTVSI; encoded by the exons ATGAGTGTAAGAAGATTTGTGAATATCTCTCTGCTAGTAGCAGCTCTAGTTTCATCACTATGCGAGTCTCAGAAGAACTTTGCATGTGATAAAAATGCCCCTGCGACGGCTAAGTACGGTTTCTGTAACGTCTCGTTGTCGTATGAAGCACGCGCCAAAGATTTGATCTCACGTCTCTCCCTCACGGAAAAAGTCCAGCAACTCGTAAACAAAGCCACAGGAGTTCCAAGGCTCGGTGTTCCTCCGTACGAGTGGTGGTCGGAAGCTCTCCACGGCGTCTCCGACGTTGGACCAGGG GTGCGTTTCAACGGGACTGTGCCTGGAGCGACTAGTTTCCCGGCGACGATATTAACGGCAGCGAGCTTTAACACATCGTTGTGGCTAAAAATGGGAGAAGTGGTTTCTACGGAGGCTCGAGCGATGCACAACGTAGGACTTGCTGGCCTAACGTATTGGAGTCCCAACGTTAACGTCTTTAGAGATCCAAGATGGGGTCGTGGTCAAGAGACGCCAGGGGAGGATCCTCTCGTTGTTTCAAAATACGCTGTGAACTACGTTAAGGGCTTACAAGACGTTCACGACGCCGGAAAATCACGGCGGCTTAAGGTCTCTAGCTGCTGCAAGCATTACACTGCTTACGATGTTGATAACTGGAAAGGCATCGATAGATTCCACTTCGACGCCAAG GTAACTAATCAAGACTTGGAAGACACGTATCAGCCGCCATTTAAGAGCTGTGTAGAGGAAGGAGATGTGAGCAGTGTGATGTGTTCTTACAACAGAGTTAATGGTATCCCAACTTGTGCAGACCCTAATCTTCTTCGTGGAGTTATCCGAGGCCAATGGCGTCTTGATGG GTACATCGTTTCGGATTGTGATTCCATTCAGGTCTATTTCGACGACATTCATTACACCAAGACACGTGAAGACGCAGTTGCTATTGCTCTCAAAGCAG GTTTGAACATGAACTGTGGAGATTTTCTAGGCAAGTACACAGAGAATGCAGTGAAGCTTAAGAAATTGAACGGATCAGAAGTTGATGAAGCGCTGATTTACAACTACATTGTTCTCATGAGGCTCGGATTCTTCGATGGAGATCCAAAATCGCTTCCCTTTGGTCATCTTGGACCGTCTGATGTTTGCAGCAAGGACCATCAAATGCTTGCGCTGGAAGCCGCGAAGCAGGGGATTGTACTACTTGAGAACAGAGGAGATCTTCCATTGTCAAAGACCGCGGTTAAAAAACTTGCGGTCATAGGTCCAAACGCAAATGCTACAAAGGTAATGATTAGTAACTACGCGGGTGTGCCTTGTAAGTACACAAGCCCTTTACAAGGGCTGCAAAAGTATGTACCCGAAAAGGTTGTTTACGAGCTGGGATGTAACGATGTCAAATGCGGTGACCAAACACTGATTTCAGCAGCGGTCAAGGCGGTTTCAGAGGCTGATGTGACGGTTTTGGTGGTTGGATTGGATCAGACGGTAGAGGCAGAGGGTCTTGACCGGGTTAACCTAACCCTTCCGGGTTATCAGGAAAAGCTGGTGAGAGATGTGGCTAATGCAGCAAAGAAAACAGTTGTTTTGGTCATAATGTCTGCTGGACCTATAGATATCTCCTTCGTCAAGAATCTGAGCAAGATTAGCGCGGTATTATGGGTTGGGTACCCTGGTCAAGCTGGAGGAGACGCTATAGCTCAAGTCATCTTTGGTGACTACAATCCTT CTGGGAGACTACCAGAGACATGGTACTCACAAGAGTTTGCAGATAAGGTTGCGATGACAGACATGAACATGAGACCTAACTCAACCTCCGGTTTCCCTGGAAGATCTTACAGATTCTACACAGGGAATCCGAtttacaatttcggatacggaCTTAGCTACTCTTCTTTCTCTACTTTCGTTCTCTCAGCTCCATCGTTCATACACATCAAAACCAATCCAATCTTGAAACTAAACAAGACAACATCTGTCGACATCTCCACCGTAAACTGCCACGATCTCAAGATCCGAATCGTTATCGGGGTCAAGAACCACGGGCTACGGTCTGGAAGCCATGTGGTGCTCATGTTCTGGAAACCACCTAAGTGTTCAAAGTCTTTGGTGGGTGGTGGCGTGCCACAGACGCAACTGATAGGGTTTGAGAGAGTAGAAGTTGGGAGAAGCATGACAGAGAAAGTTACCATTGAGTTTGATGTCTGCAAAGAACTTAGCCTTGTGGATACTAACGGTAAAAGGAAACTAGTCACAGGGCACCACACGCTTGTTATCGGTTCTAACAGTGATCAACAAATCTATCATCATCTCAACGTTAGATTGGCGGGAGATTCAACGGTTTCTATCTAA